The following are from one region of the Deltaproteobacteria bacterium genome:
- a CDS encoding histone deacetylase family protein, with translation MKVIYHKDFNQTYCSDPAAAPGRIEAVVKAIRDRVTFIDATPAGKEDIAAVHTPSHIQGVTREGIYDIAALAAGGAIQAAEIGLKEPCFALIRPPGHHASAGNAWGFCYFNNMAIALEKLKRENRIKKAFVLDIDLHFG, from the coding sequence GTGAAGGTGATTTATCACAAAGATTTCAATCAGACATACTGTTCCGATCCTGCTGCAGCGCCCGGAAGGATAGAAGCCGTTGTTAAAGCCATCCGCGACAGGGTGACTTTTATCGATGCGACACCTGCGGGGAAAGAAGATATTGCCGCTGTCCATACCCCATCCCACATACAGGGGGTTACCAGAGAGGGTATTTATGATATTGCCGCACTGGCCGCCGGGGGTGCAATTCAAGCGGCCGAGATTGGTTTGAAGGAGCCCTGTTTTGCCCTGATACGGCCGCCCGGTCACCATGCCTCAGCCGGGAATGCATGGGGGTTTTGCTATTTTAATAATATGGCCATTGCCCTTGAAAAGTTAAAACGGGAAAACCGGATTAAAAAGGCGTTTGTTCTGGATATCGATCTTCACTTCGG